The following coding sequences lie in one Psychrilyobacter atlanticus DSM 19335 genomic window:
- a CDS encoding MerR family transcriptional regulator: MKIGNFTKQNNLTKDTIRHYIDLGILNPKKINNQYNFTGNDQKTLDQILRLKSLNFTLSEIKNIILTKKLGNLDSKTSSYLYKKYYLQKSGEIKEKIKSLKEIDKELNKEIESLLLQEENSKIKIGIPLNSLHLLQCPVCQSDLEIYRGNIEDNQILEGVLKCSCQKEYLIKNGILIVSHTPFESNYDYPKDFLLNYIDNTRDELLENVYKNSEWFSNIIPNNFFRNKILLEIGSGIGFFLNNIYDDLSEDTTYISVDLNFDSQVFLKKNLENKGLKKNIIFICSDFKEMPIKTASIDILVDYLTSSNFSFRNKEFLMEKVDRYLKNNSSLLSGYIIFEKFKNNSLIKPDFRKYLILKNIETKLFEMNYKVLSQKHLPSFFIDGELGKYEDFTVPGEIISTYLYFGKR; the protein is encoded by the coding sequence ATGAAAATAGGAAATTTTACAAAACAAAATAACTTGACTAAGGATACGATCAGACATTATATAGATCTTGGAATTCTTAACCCTAAAAAAATAAATAACCAATATAATTTTACTGGTAATGATCAGAAAACACTAGATCAGATTCTACGTCTAAAATCTTTAAACTTTACCTTAAGTGAGATTAAAAATATTATTTTAACTAAAAAACTAGGAAACCTTGATTCAAAAACCAGTTCTTATTTATATAAAAAATACTACCTCCAAAAAAGCGGGGAAATAAAAGAAAAAATTAAATCTCTAAAAGAAATTGATAAAGAGCTTAACAAGGAAATTGAAAGTTTACTTCTACAAGAGGAAAACTCTAAAATAAAGATAGGTATCCCTTTAAACAGTCTTCATCTATTACAGTGTCCTGTCTGTCAGTCTGATCTCGAAATTTATAGGGGAAATATAGAAGATAATCAAATTTTAGAAGGGGTTTTAAAATGCAGCTGTCAAAAAGAGTATCTAATTAAAAATGGAATTCTTATTGTTTCTCATACTCCTTTTGAAAGTAACTATGATTATCCTAAAGACTTTTTATTAAATTATATTGATAATACCAGGGATGAGTTATTAGAGAATGTTTATAAAAACTCAGAGTGGTTTTCTAATATAATCCCCAACAATTTTTTTAGAAACAAGATTTTATTGGAGATAGGAAGTGGAATAGGTTTTTTTCTGAATAATATCTATGATGATCTAAGTGAAGACACTACTTATATTTCTGTAGATTTAAATTTTGATTCACAAGTTTTTCTAAAAAAAAACCTTGAAAATAAAGGACTTAAGAAAAATATAATTTTTATCTGTTCAGATTTTAAAGAGATGCCAATAAAGACAGCTAGTATTGACATTCTCGTAGATTATCTAACCAGCAGTAATTTTTCCTTTAGAAATAAAGAGTTTCTTATGGAAAAAGTAGATAGATATTTAAAAAATAACTCATCTCTTTTAAGTGGGTATATTATCTTTGAAAAATTTAAAAATAATTCACTTATCAAACCAGATTTCAGGAAATATTTAATCTTAAAAAATATTGAAACTAAGCTATTTGAAATGAATTATAAGGTTTTATCCCAAAAGCACCTCCCTTCCTTTTTTATTGATGGAGAATTAGGGAAATATGAGGATTTTACCGTTCCCGGAGAAATAATTTCAACATATCTATATTTTGGTAAAAGGTAG
- the ptsG gene encoding glucose-specific PTS transporter subunit IIBC has translation MKMFAQLSRVGKALMTPIAILPAAGIFLAVGAHADIPLMKNAGDVIFGNLPLLFAVGAAIGLAGGDGVAGLAGIVAMLIMNVTMGSLTDAAAGVEAGNKAFALVLGTPTLQTGVFGGLIAGIIGATMYNKFHKTELPPFLGFFAGKRLVPIMAAVVGFIVGMIMPYIWVPIQGGLESLSMIANDPNNSNLSTFIFGLIERALIPFGLHHIFYSPFWFQFGEYTNAAGQLVQGDNRIWFAMFNDGVRNFSSDTYVGAGKFMTGKFPFMMFGLPAAALAMYHEAKPERRKLAGGILFSAALTSFLTGITEPIEFAFLFVAPVLYGIHCVIAATSFMVMNMLNVRIGMTFSGGAIDYVLFGLLPGIRGDFDNNWYMVIVVGLVLAVVYYFLFRAVIRKFDLKTPGREDEELEEEVKVSGSELSILVMAALGGKDNLVTIDACITRLRLEVKDVNAVNDKELKRLGASGVLKVGTNGVQAIFGAKAQFIAQDLKGM, from the coding sequence ATGAAAATGTTTGCACAATTATCAAGAGTCGGAAAAGCACTAATGACACCTATCGCAATATTACCAGCAGCCGGTATATTCTTAGCAGTAGGAGCACATGCGGATATACCATTAATGAAGAATGCAGGTGACGTTATATTTGGAAATCTACCATTACTGTTTGCAGTAGGAGCAGCTATAGGTTTAGCAGGTGGAGATGGAGTCGCTGGTTTAGCAGGTATTGTCGCTATGTTAATTATGAACGTTACTATGGGAAGTTTAACTGATGCAGCAGCAGGAGTAGAAGCAGGGAATAAAGCATTCGCTTTAGTTCTTGGTACACCTACACTTCAAACTGGAGTATTCGGTGGTCTTATTGCAGGTATTATCGGAGCGACTATGTATAATAAGTTCCATAAAACAGAATTACCTCCATTCTTAGGATTCTTTGCAGGTAAAAGATTAGTTCCTATCATGGCAGCTGTAGTAGGATTTATCGTTGGTATGATCATGCCTTATATCTGGGTACCAATCCAAGGTGGATTAGAATCATTATCTATGATAGCCAATGATCCTAATAACTCAAACTTATCAACATTTATATTTGGTCTAATAGAAAGAGCATTAATCCCATTCGGATTACACCATATCTTCTATTCTCCATTCTGGTTCCAATTCGGTGAATATACAAATGCCGCTGGTCAATTAGTTCAAGGAGATAACAGAATTTGGTTTGCAATGTTTAATGATGGAGTTAGAAACTTCTCATCTGATACTTATGTAGGTGCAGGTAAATTTATGACTGGTAAATTCCCATTCATGATGTTTGGACTACCAGCAGCAGCATTAGCTATGTATCATGAAGCAAAACCTGAAAGAAGAAAATTAGCTGGAGGTATCTTATTCTCAGCAGCATTAACATCATTTTTAACAGGTATCACTGAACCAATTGAATTCGCATTCTTATTCGTAGCACCAGTTTTATATGGTATTCACTGTGTAATCGCAGCGACATCATTTATGGTAATGAATATGTTAAATGTTAGAATCGGTATGACATTCTCAGGTGGAGCTATCGACTATGTTTTATTCGGACTTTTACCAGGAATCAGAGGAGATTTCGACAACAACTGGTATATGGTAATAGTTGTAGGGTTAGTCTTAGCTGTTGTTTATTACTTCCTATTCAGAGCTGTTATCAGAAAATTCGATCTTAAAACTCCAGGTAGAGAAGATGAAGAATTAGAAGAAGAAGTAAAAGTAAGCGGAAGTGAACTATCTATCTTAGTTATGGCTGCTTTAGGTGGTAAAGATAACTTAGTTACAATCGATGCTTGTATTACAAGACTTAGATTAGAAGTTAAAGATGTAAACGCAGTAAACGATAAAGAATTAAAAAGATTAGGAGCTTCAGGAGTACTTAAAGTTGGTACAAATGGTGTTCAAGCAATCTTTGGAGCAAAAGCTCAATTTATAGCACAAGATTTAAAAGGTATGTAA
- a CDS encoding ABC transporter ATP-binding protein, whose translation MNSMNDENQSIYRIKNLKKSYRKKEVLKNINLEIKRGEIITVIGKNGAGKSTLLKTMMGLISYDSGSIKFNNKEVLSYGHNLYKDLGVILEGQNNLYSYITAMDNLYYYGGLLGLKKREIKEKGGSLLKELDLYEHRNKKAGDLSTGMKQKLGIGVALLGTPKVLFLDEPTLGLDLISTKELIKKLKGLSKNHNISIILTSHEVSTVDEVSDRIAYLNNGEIEFCAHIDEFKKKFAKSKKVISVKGVLKNEKEFISLKQSYLNEITKIYIDEKNDSNEILADLIKHRYEILDFSLTQNELENAIINLSKGEKK comes from the coding sequence ATGAATTCAATGAACGACGAAAATCAATCAATTTATAGAATAAAAAATTTAAAAAAAAGCTACAGAAAAAAAGAAGTATTGAAAAATATAAATCTTGAAATAAAAAGGGGAGAGATTATAACTGTTATAGGAAAAAATGGAGCCGGAAAATCAACACTGTTAAAAACAATGATGGGGCTTATAAGTTATGATTCAGGAAGTATAAAGTTTAATAACAAAGAGGTTTTATCCTATGGACATAATCTCTATAAAGATCTAGGAGTTATTTTAGAGGGACAGAATAATTTATACAGCTATATTACTGCAATGGATAATTTATATTATTATGGCGGACTTTTAGGCCTAAAAAAACGTGAGATAAAAGAGAAAGGGGGAAGCCTTTTAAAAGAATTAGATCTTTATGAGCATCGAAATAAAAAAGCTGGAGATCTTTCCACTGGAATGAAACAAAAGTTAGGAATTGGAGTAGCCCTATTGGGAACTCCTAAGGTTTTATTTTTAGATGAACCCACTTTAGGTCTTGATCTAATCTCCACTAAGGAATTAATTAAAAAATTGAAAGGACTGTCTAAAAATCATAATATTTCAATAATCTTAACTTCCCATGAAGTATCTACTGTAGATGAAGTTTCAGATAGGATAGCTTATTTAAATAATGGAGAGATAGAGTTTTGTGCTCATATCGATGAATTCAAAAAGAAATTTGCAAAATCTAAAAAAGTAATCAGTGTGAAAGGTGTCTTAAAAAATGAAAAGGAGTTTATATCTCTAAAGCAGAGTTATTTAAATGAGATTACTAAGATCTATATAGACGAAAAGAATGACTCCAATGAAATTTTAGCTGATCTTATAAAGCATAGGTATGAAATACTGGATTTTTCTTTAACACAAAATGAACTTGAAAATGCAATTATAAACTTAAGTAAGGGAGAAAAGAAATGA
- a CDS encoding amino acid permease, translated as MELKKELGFMDVFSISSGAMISSGIFILPGIAFSKAGPMMILGYILGGLIVLVGTLSVIELITAMPKAGGDYFFIMRTLGPLIGTISGVLSWFAICLKTAFAIFGIAGVIGGILYGDTMDHQTLIIISSLVTTVFLILNIVGVEAASKFETIIVTGLLLLMGIFIAVGMFNVNLDFFNPFVQIYEVVNDKLTLVSSGSPFSALGAGLVVSSAALIFVSFGGLLTVACVSEEVKNPKKNIPKGLISSIIVIIFVYAATLFVTVGVLPGDELANSLTPIADAARVLAGNPGYIVITVASLLAFISTANAGIMAASRYPLALSRDKLFPSFVGRVNEKFKTPTVAIISTGLLMVGSLLLPLETLAKTASAVILTTYVLTNLSVIIIRESNLENYRPSFIAPLYPWVQIFTIFVFISFIAQLGVAAIESSIGLILISLIIYFIYGKKNSNKEYALLHLLIRITDNLKLGHSLESELRDIIHQRDDVELTEFDKIVMDAPIVDLKGFTSLEELIKVEAEKFSTILGKDNLELENLFFERENDITTAISGFTAIPHIVLDDIDSFHMAVFRCKDGIRFSEKHPEIKAVFLFVSSPELNKLHLQTLASIASLIKDDNFQEKWLEAKNENYLRDLILLRKRKEKKISKNESYQKNLQTEK; from the coding sequence ATGGAACTAAAAAAAGAACTTGGATTTATGGATGTATTTAGTATTTCATCTGGAGCGATGATAAGTTCAGGGATATTTATATTACCTGGAATAGCCTTTAGTAAGGCAGGTCCAATGATGATTCTAGGTTATATCTTAGGTGGATTAATTGTACTTGTAGGTACACTGTCTGTTATTGAATTGATCACTGCAATGCCAAAAGCCGGTGGAGACTACTTTTTTATAATGAGAACCCTCGGCCCTCTTATAGGAACTATTTCTGGAGTACTCAGCTGGTTTGCAATCTGCTTAAAAACTGCTTTTGCAATCTTTGGTATAGCTGGGGTTATTGGTGGAATATTGTACGGAGATACTATGGATCATCAAACATTGATCATCATCTCCTCTTTAGTCACTACAGTATTTTTAATTTTAAATATTGTTGGAGTTGAAGCAGCCAGTAAATTTGAAACTATTATAGTGACAGGTTTATTATTATTAATGGGAATTTTTATAGCTGTTGGAATGTTCAATGTCAATCTTGATTTTTTTAATCCCTTTGTCCAAATTTATGAAGTTGTAAACGACAAATTAACCTTAGTGAGTTCAGGTTCACCTTTTTCTGCTTTAGGTGCAGGTCTTGTAGTCTCTAGTGCTGCTCTTATCTTTGTATCATTCGGAGGACTATTGACTGTAGCATGTGTCTCTGAAGAAGTTAAAAACCCTAAGAAAAATATTCCTAAAGGGTTAATCTCTTCTATTATTGTAATAATATTTGTATATGCCGCTACATTATTTGTTACCGTAGGTGTTTTGCCAGGAGACGAGTTAGCAAATTCACTGACTCCCATTGCCGATGCTGCAAGGGTCTTAGCAGGAAACCCCGGATATATTGTTATTACAGTAGCTTCTCTATTAGCCTTTATCTCTACAGCAAATGCTGGAATCATGGCAGCTTCTAGATATCCATTGGCTCTCAGTCGTGATAAATTATTCCCTTCATTTGTAGGTCGAGTAAATGAAAAATTTAAAACTCCTACAGTAGCTATTATATCTACAGGATTACTTATGGTCGGGTCACTATTATTACCATTAGAAACATTGGCAAAAACAGCATCAGCAGTAATACTAACGACATATGTCCTTACTAATCTGTCGGTAATTATCATCAGGGAAAGTAATTTAGAAAATTATAGACCATCTTTTATAGCCCCTCTATACCCATGGGTTCAAATATTTACTATATTTGTATTTATATCTTTTATAGCTCAATTAGGAGTCGCTGCCATAGAATCTAGTATCGGTCTTATCCTTATAAGTTTAATTATTTATTTTATCTATGGAAAGAAAAATTCCAATAAGGAATATGCATTATTACACCTTTTGATCAGAATTACCGATAACCTCAAATTAGGTCATAGCCTAGAGAGTGAACTACGGGATATTATTCATCAAAGAGATGATGTTGAACTTACAGAATTTGATAAGATAGTTATGGATGCTCCCATTGTAGATCTAAAAGGTTTTACTAGTTTAGAAGAATTGATTAAAGTGGAGGCTGAAAAATTTTCTACTATATTAGGGAAAGATAATTTAGAATTAGAAAATCTTTTCTTTGAAAGAGAAAATGACATAACCACTGCAATATCAGGGTTTACAGCTATTCCACATATTGTTTTAGATGATATAGATTCATTCCATATGGCTGTATTTAGATGTAAAGATGGAATTAGATTCAGTGAAAAACACCCAGAGATAAAAGCTGTATTTTTATTCGTCAGCAGCCCTGAACTAAATAAATTACATCTACAGACTCTGGCATCAATAGCATCATTAATTAAAGATGATAATTTCCAAGAAAAATGGTTAGAAGCTAAAAATGAAAACTATTTAAGAGATTTAATTTTACTTAGGAAAAGAAAAGAGAAAAAAATAAGTAAAAATGAGAGTTACCAAAAAAATCTGCAAACAGAAAAATAG
- a CDS encoding ABC transporter permease, protein MRIFLTECKRCILEIKAYSAGYISEMLMTTIIFFGLMQGLGDHSKSYYLTFIYWYLASGIISNGSISTSQEKQTGTLQQLLLKPVSFLKIITYRNIFWLGFSLFQICFVILIGILTIQLKLYFDRKIILISLSLFIALQGLGYIITSMTIKTAKIGNFVSIISYILLFTSGGVVPNSSLPKVIQWINNFQPLALAIKATKSIIDYGETPVDLIVRLIFVSMIYFILGLVIYRKIYKSGKKYGIDNNY, encoded by the coding sequence ATGAGAATATTTTTAACTGAGTGCAAAAGGTGTATTTTAGAAATAAAGGCATACAGTGCCGGATATATCAGTGAAATGCTGATGACAACAATTATATTTTTTGGACTTATGCAGGGATTAGGAGATCATTCAAAAAGTTACTATCTGACTTTTATTTATTGGTATTTAGCCAGCGGGATCATATCCAATGGATCTATTTCAACATCTCAAGAGAAACAAACAGGAACTCTTCAGCAGCTGCTTTTAAAACCAGTTTCTTTTTTAAAAATAATAACTTATCGAAATATCTTTTGGCTGGGATTTTCTTTATTTCAAATATGTTTTGTTATTTTGATAGGGATTTTGACTATCCAGCTCAAGCTTTACTTTGATCGGAAAATTATATTGATAAGTCTTTCGCTTTTCATAGCTCTTCAAGGTCTTGGTTATATAATTACGAGTATGACAATAAAAACGGCAAAGATAGGAAACTTTGTATCTATTATTTCTTATATACTTCTTTTTACCAGCGGGGGAGTTGTTCCTAACTCAAGTCTTCCTAAGGTCATTCAGTGGATTAATAATTTTCAGCCTTTAGCACTGGCTATAAAAGCAACTAAAAGTATCATTGATTATGGAGAAACCCCTGTAGATTTGATTGTCAGGTTGATTTTTGTAAGTATGATCTATTTTATACTGGGATTAGTAATATACAGAAAGATCTATAAAAGTGGTAAAAAATATGGGATAGATAATAATTATTAA
- a CDS encoding amino acid permease — protein sequence MELKKELGYMDVFSISSGAMISSGIFILPGIAFSKAGPMMILGYILGGLIAFAGILSIIELTTAMPKAGGDYFFIVRTLGPLIGTISGVLSWFAICLKTAFAIFGIAGVIGGVIYGNNLDHHTLVIISAIVTSVFLFLNIIGVEIASTFEVILVAGLLLLMGLFIAVGMFNINLDFFTPFIQIYDLVDNKLELVASGGPFSSLGAGVIISTAAFIFVSFGGLLKVASISEEVKNPKVNIPKGMISSITVITVIYAATLFVTVGVLPGKELANSLTPIADAARILAGKPGYIVLTIASLLAFISTANAGIMAASRYPLALSRDKLFPNFVGRVNKKFKTPTVAIISTGILIVESLLLPLETLAKTASAVILMTYILTNLSVIIIRESNLSNYRPSFITPLYPWIQIFTIFVFSYFIAQLGISAIESSIGLVLISLIIYFTYGKKNSSKEYALLHLLIRITDNLKLGHNLESELRDIIHQRDDVELTEFDKIVIEAPIVDLKGFTSLEELIVLEAEKFSTILGRNHLELENLFFERENEITTAISGFTAIPHIVIDDIDTFHMAVFRCKDGIKFSEEHPEIKAVFLFVSSPKLNKLHLQTLASIATLIKDDKFQEKWLEAKDENYLRDLILLRKRKKKKRK from the coding sequence GTGGAACTAAAAAAAGAACTTGGATACATGGATGTATTTAGTATTTCATCTGGAGCAATGATAAGTTCAGGAATATTTATATTGCCTGGAATAGCCTTTAGTAAGGCAGGGCCAATGATGATTTTAGGTTATATATTAGGCGGTTTAATTGCATTTGCAGGAATATTGTCTATTATTGAACTTACCACTGCTATGCCGAAAGCTGGTGGAGATTATTTTTTTATCGTAAGAACCTTGGGCCCTCTCATAGGGACCATCTCTGGAGTCCTCAGTTGGTTTGCAATCTGTTTGAAAACTGCTTTTGCAATCTTTGGTATAGCAGGAGTTATAGGCGGAGTTATCTATGGGAATAATCTAGATCACCATACTCTGGTTATTATCTCGGCTATTGTTACCTCTGTCTTTTTATTTTTAAATATTATAGGAGTAGAGATAGCCAGTACCTTTGAGGTTATTTTAGTTGCAGGCTTACTCTTATTAATGGGACTCTTTATAGCTGTTGGAATGTTTAATATCAATCTTGATTTTTTTACTCCTTTTATTCAAATATATGATTTAGTGGATAATAAATTGGAATTAGTTGCCAGTGGCGGACCTTTTTCATCTTTAGGAGCAGGAGTTATAATATCTACAGCAGCTTTTATCTTTGTATCCTTTGGTGGACTTTTGAAGGTTGCTTCTATCTCTGAAGAGGTAAAAAATCCAAAAGTTAATATTCCTAAAGGAATGATCTCCTCAATAACAGTTATAACTGTTATTTATGCAGCTACATTATTTGTTACTGTAGGAGTATTACCAGGAAAAGAACTAGCCAATTCACTGACTCCTATTGCCGATGCTGCACGAATATTAGCTGGAAAGCCAGGATATATAGTCCTAACTATAGCATCGCTTTTAGCCTTTATCTCTACAGCAAATGCAGGGATCATGGCAGCTTCTAGATATCCACTGGCATTGAGCCGGGATAAATTATTTCCTAATTTTGTAGGGAGGGTTAATAAAAAATTTAAAACTCCTACAGTAGCTATTATATCAACTGGGATACTCATAGTCGAATCTTTATTGTTACCACTTGAAACACTAGCTAAAACAGCATCAGCTGTTATATTAATGACATATATTCTTACTAATTTATCGGTGATTATAATCAGAGAAAGTAATTTATCTAATTACAGGCCTTCCTTTATAACTCCTCTCTATCCATGGATTCAGATATTTACCATATTTGTATTTTCATATTTTATAGCTCAATTAGGAATCTCGGCTATAGAATCTAGTATCGGTCTTGTCCTTATAAGTTTGATTATCTATTTCACCTATGGAAAGAAAAATTCTAGCAAGGAATATGCACTGTTACACCTTTTAATTAGAATTACCGATAACCTTAAATTAGGACATAACTTAGAGAGTGAGCTCAGAGATATTATCCACCAAAGAGATGATGTAGAACTTACAGAATTTGATAAGATAGTCATAGAAGCTCCCATCGTAGACTTAAAAGGTTTTACTAGTTTAGAAGAATTAATCGTGTTAGAAGCTGAAAAATTTTCTACTATCTTAGGGAGAAATCATTTGGAACTAGAAAACCTCTTTTTCGAAAGAGAAAATGAAATAACTACGGCTATATCCGGCTTTACAGCTATTCCACACATTGTTATAGATGATATAGATACATTCCATATGGCTGTATTCAGATGTAAAGATGGTATTAAATTTAGTGAAGAGCATCCAGAGATAAAAGCTGTATTTTTATTTGTCAGCAGTCCTAAATTAAATAAATTACATCTTCAAACTCTAGCATCTATAGCAACATTAATTAAAGATGATAAATTTCAAGAAAAATGGTTAGAGGCTAAAGACGAGAATTATTTAAGGGATCTAATTTTACTCAGAAAAAGAAAAAAGAAAAAAAGAAAATAA
- a CDS encoding Mu transposase C-terminal domain-containing protein codes for MKKDKYSIIEPFLKKEKKLKELSSEHDIPYSTLKRWIKAYKEFGTKGLSKKIRSDKDSFRKADDETMEYIMKEHKKNPNINITTLYNNYLAAFKNKNITKLSYNTIYRMATNLDPFSQKYVNKNLTNIKKPNDIYRVSTEKLHIKNLNINEGIATIVIVYDVYDDSILNYKIYTGEVMEEHYLMLIRETIIKNRVEDYLVKPKNIFIDDFKMKNKEKFFKILKELNININGTLEKNKEITKFVRFLEKDIINIFKGEPLSIKYLNYNLEKYICNGVLKNIPEGNKLFDLNKLDFLFESADRKIQNYGIRFKNNLYSDEVLKAYIGKIVTLRYNTFDLNVLKIYQNNKYLFSVYLTDALI; via the coding sequence ATGAAAAAAGATAAGTATAGTATAATAGAGCCTTTTTTAAAAAAGGAAAAAAAATTGAAAGAACTCAGCAGTGAACATGATATCCCATATAGTACCCTTAAGAGGTGGATAAAGGCATATAAGGAATTTGGTACCAAAGGTCTCTCTAAAAAAATTAGGAGTGATAAGGATAGTTTTAGAAAAGCTGATGATGAAACTATGGAATATATAATGAAAGAACATAAAAAAAATCCAAACATAAATATAACAACTCTTTATAATAATTATTTAGCTGCTTTTAAAAATAAAAATATCACTAAGTTAAGTTACAATACTATATATAGAATGGCTACTAATTTAGACCCATTCAGTCAAAAATATGTAAATAAGAACTTAACTAATATAAAGAAGCCAAATGATATATATAGGGTATCCACTGAGAAATTGCACATTAAAAATTTAAATATTAATGAAGGTATTGCTACCATAGTGATCGTATATGATGTTTATGATGATAGTATATTAAACTATAAGATATATACTGGAGAAGTCATGGAAGAACACTATCTCATGCTTATTAGGGAGACCATTATAAAAAACAGGGTAGAAGACTATTTAGTAAAGCCTAAAAATATATTTATAGATGATTTTAAGATGAAAAATAAAGAAAAGTTTTTTAAAATTTTGAAGGAATTAAACATAAATATTAATGGGACTCTAGAAAAAAATAAAGAGATAACAAAATTTGTTAGATTTTTAGAAAAAGATATTATAAATATTTTTAAGGGGGAACCACTTTCTATTAAATATTTAAATTATAATCTTGAAAAATATATATGTAACGGTGTTTTAAAAAATATTCCAGAGGGGAATAAATTATTCGATCTTAATAAATTAGATTTTTTGTTCGAAAGTGCAGATAGAAAGATTCAAAATTATGGAATACGTTTTAAAAATAATTTATACAGTGATGAAGTATTGAAAGCATATATAGGGAAAATAGTAACTTTAAGATATAATACTTTTGATCTAAATGTTTTAAAGATATACCAAAATAATAAATATTTATTTTCTGTATACCTAACTGATGCATTGATTTAA